The following coding sequences lie in one Thermodesulfobacteriota bacterium genomic window:
- a CDS encoding amidohydrolase: MGFYDAHVHFFFDGPLEDLKGKISLLKEAGFAGINVLVISEFPPEKETYLKMIPGAYHGHATPDAFRHQKDPFEALGVLSSQIAIVPFLDARFIGKDIAETVKRYWEKGFKGLKLLYVPEEDSTFQIGGMEKTFGRTLKESEEITSQLIDQADSLGWPVLMHVDLRRYGEFAESMLRSYPRTPFNIPHFGFSRKAISSLLKRYPNCFTDTSSLFPYMEQEPAAYRDFIKSYQDRILFGSDAVIGEPEKMVSVLNFMKGFLEDEQLLLKIAHRNYLQYMAYRAG, translated from the coding sequence GTGGGATTTTACGACGCCCATGTCCATTTTTTCTTTGACGGTCCTCTGGAGGACCTAAAAGGGAAGATCAGCCTCCTTAAAGAGGCCGGTTTTGCGGGAATCAACGTCCTGGTGATCAGTGAATTTCCTCCGGAAAAGGAGACCTATCTAAAGATGATCCCGGGCGCCTACCATGGTCACGCTACCCCTGACGCTTTCCGACATCAGAAAGACCCCTTCGAGGCCCTCGGGGTCTTATCCTCTCAAATCGCCATCGTCCCATTCCTGGATGCGCGCTTTATCGGGAAGGATATCGCAGAGACGGTGAAAAGATATTGGGAAAAAGGGTTTAAGGGCCTCAAACTCCTCTATGTTCCCGAGGAGGATTCGACGTTTCAAATCGGGGGCATGGAGAAGACCTTCGGCCGAACGCTCAAGGAGTCGGAGGAGATCACCTCCCAGCTCATCGACCAGGCCGATTCTCTGGGATGGCCCGTTCTGATGCATGTCGATTTGCGGCGATACGGAGAATTCGCCGAATCGATGCTCCGGAGCTATCCCAGGACCCCCTTCAACATCCCCCATTTCGGTTTTTCGCGCAAGGCCATCTCCTCGCTTCTAAAGAGATACCCCAACTGCTTCACCGATACCTCCTCCTTATTCCCCTATATGGAGCAGGAGCCCGCCGCATACCGGGATTTTATCAAATCCTATCAGGACCGGATCCTCTTCGGAAGCGATGCCGTCATCGGCGAACCCGAAAAGATGGTCTCTGTCTTGAATTTTATGAAGGGTTTTCTCGAGGACGAGCAGCTCCTCCTTAAAATCGCCCACCGAAATTACCTCCAATATATGGCCTATAGGGCCGGTTGA
- a CDS encoding glutathione ABC transporter substrate-binding protein, whose amino-acid sequence MTEKIRRHSTSGVVVLTILGLIIYMLFVPIERSTGQTKPAEVKAKPAEAKPAEKSKPAVAAKPKPKVPQRLIIAQGTDALTMDNHHMIDSPTITIGEHMVETLLELTTKGEIVPRLAEKVEVSPDATEYTLKLRKGVKFHDGVPFNAEAVKINFDRRLDPKAATKFGFLVAPISSVTVVDEYTVKIKTKAPFAPMLSNLTHGTNGIISPAALKASWDKPITKPVGTGPFMFKEWIPGSKLVMVRNENYWGKKPHLEEVVFQVIPDDAARVVALETGEVHVAVRIPPFDIPRLRANPKLTVVSAPSVRTIYLGFNHLKEPFHDKRVRQALNYAVNKEAIVKHVLGGVGRVSDAPLSPGIFGYTPIKTYEYNVEKAKALLAEAGYPKGFETTLHPAVGRYYMDVSVATAVAADLLKVGVRAEIKMMEWGTYLPTILREKEVADHKIYMLGWGCVTGDADYGLYTLFHSGEWPKKGMNASFYKNEKLDPILDAARSTANPEERKRLYKEALTLIHEDAPWLFLHSEVQMVGVRANVKDLIVHQTERVMAHSARIE is encoded by the coding sequence ATGACGGAGAAGATCAGGAGACACAGCACCTCAGGAGTTGTCGTTTTAACGATTTTGGGCCTTATCATTTATATGTTGTTTGTTCCGATCGAGAGGTCGACCGGGCAGACCAAGCCGGCGGAGGTGAAGGCAAAGCCCGCCGAGGCCAAACCCGCCGAGAAATCGAAGCCAGCGGTGGCGGCCAAACCCAAACCCAAGGTCCCCCAGCGGCTGATCATCGCCCAGGGGACGGATGCCCTCACCATGGACAATCACCACATGATCGATTCTCCCACGATCACCATCGGAGAGCACATGGTGGAGACCCTCCTCGAGCTGACCACGAAGGGCGAGATCGTGCCCCGGCTTGCGGAAAAGGTCGAGGTCTCCCCGGATGCCACCGAATATACCCTGAAACTGAGAAAGGGCGTCAAATTCCATGACGGTGTGCCTTTCAATGCGGAGGCCGTAAAAATCAATTTCGACCGGAGGCTCGATCCGAAGGCCGCCACCAAATTCGGCTTTCTCGTCGCGCCGATCTCGTCGGTCACAGTGGTGGATGAATATACGGTGAAGATCAAGACCAAAGCCCCCTTCGCGCCGATGTTGAGCAACCTGACCCACGGCACCAACGGCATCATCAGCCCGGCCGCGCTGAAGGCCTCGTGGGATAAACCCATCACCAAACCCGTTGGGACGGGTCCTTTCATGTTCAAAGAATGGATTCCCGGGTCGAAGCTGGTGATGGTCCGAAACGAGAATTACTGGGGAAAGAAGCCCCACCTCGAGGAGGTCGTCTTCCAGGTCATTCCCGACGATGCTGCCAGGGTCGTCGCCCTCGAGACCGGAGAGGTCCATGTGGCGGTCCGGATCCCGCCTTTCGACATCCCACGCTTGAGGGCCAATCCGAAATTGACGGTGGTCAGCGCGCCCAGCGTCCGGACCATCTACCTCGGCTTCAATCATCTCAAGGAACCCTTTCACGATAAGAGGGTGAGGCAGGCGCTCAATTATGCGGTGAACAAAGAGGCGATCGTAAAGCATGTCCTGGGCGGCGTGGGAAGGGTTTCCGATGCGCCGCTAAGTCCGGGGATCTTTGGGTACACCCCGATCAAAACGTACGAGTATAACGTTGAAAAGGCAAAGGCCCTCCTTGCCGAAGCAGGATATCCCAAGGGGTTTGAAACGACGCTCCACCCGGCGGTCGGGCGGTATTATATGGATGTCTCGGTGGCCACGGCCGTGGCCGCTGACCTCCTCAAGGTCGGGGTCAGGGCAGAGATCAAGATGATGGAGTGGGGCACCTACCTCCCCACGATCCTCCGAGAGAAGGAGGTGGCCGATCATAAGATCTATATGCTGGGATGGGGCTGCGTGACCGGAGATGCCGACTACGGGCTCTATACCCTTTTCCACTCCGGAGAATGGCCCAAAAAAGGGATGAATGCCTCTTTTTACAAGAACGAGAAGCTCGATCCGATCCTTGACGCCGCCCGAAGCACGGCCAACCCCGAGGAGCGGAAGCGGCTCTACAAAGAGGCCCTCACCCTCATCCACGAGGACGCCCCCTGGCTCTTCCTTCACAGCGAGGTCCAGATGGTGGGCGTGAGGGCGAACGTGAAAGATTTGATCGTCCATCAGACCGAACGGGTGATGGCCCATTCGGCGAGGATAGAATAG
- a CDS encoding ABC transporter permease — protein MSGQYIVRRLLIMLPVLFGISVIIFTIVRVIPGDPGYLMAGPHATKEQVEQIRAQLGLDQHPVKQYLLFIGNILQGDLGTSNRTGLPVLKEIAARLPNTLSLAFASILVATVFGVLTGIIAGVKQNSKFDYLSMLFALFGLSMPVFWLGLMLMLLFSIKLGWFPAVGAESFKHLVLPAITLGANSTAIIARMTRSSMLEVIRLDYIRTARAKGLTERRVILRHALKNALIPVVTVIGLQTGTLLGGAVLTEIVFAWPGIGRLLVEAILSRDYPVVQGVVLVVATMFIFINLIVDILYSYLDPRIRYH, from the coding sequence ATGAGCGGCCAGTATATCGTCCGAAGACTCCTCATCATGTTACCGGTCCTCTTTGGAATCTCCGTGATCATCTTCACCATCGTCAGGGTGATCCCGGGGGATCCGGGCTACCTTATGGCTGGTCCTCATGCCACCAAGGAGCAGGTCGAACAGATCCGGGCCCAGCTCGGATTGGACCAACACCCGGTGAAGCAATACCTCCTCTTCATTGGAAACATCCTCCAGGGAGACCTTGGGACCTCAAACCGGACGGGACTGCCCGTCCTTAAGGAGATTGCCGCTCGCCTACCGAACACCCTCTCCCTGGCCTTTGCCAGTATTCTGGTGGCCACGGTCTTCGGCGTGCTCACCGGCATCATCGCCGGCGTGAAGCAGAATTCGAAATTCGATTACCTGAGCATGCTCTTCGCCCTCTTCGGCCTCTCCATGCCCGTCTTCTGGCTCGGTCTGATGCTCATGCTTCTCTTCTCGATCAAACTGGGATGGTTTCCGGCGGTCGGCGCCGAGAGTTTCAAGCATCTGGTGCTTCCGGCCATCACCTTGGGAGCCAATTCCACCGCAATCATCGCCAGGATGACCCGATCGAGCATGTTAGAGGTCATCCGGCTCGATTATATTCGGACGGCAAGGGCGAAGGGGTTGACCGAGAGGAGGGTCATCCTAAGGCATGCCCTGAAGAACGCCCTGATCCCTGTGGTGACGGTGATCGGACTCCAAACCGGGACGCTCCTCGGAGGCGCGGTCCTCACCGAGATCGTCTTCGCGTGGCCGGGGATCGGAAGGCTTCTGGTGGAGGCGATCCTCTCCCGGGATTACCCGGTCGTTCAAGGAGTCGTGTTGGTGGTGGCCACGATGTTCATCTTTATCAACCTGATCGTCGACATCCTCTACTCCTACCTCGATCCGAGGATCCGATATCATTGA
- a CDS encoding ABC transporter permease, whose translation MEALEREERGRLREVFRRLSKSLTAMMGLTIVAVFLLSALFAPWIAPNDPLEHSLVHKLEKPSWAYPLGRDELGRCILSRIIYGARISLLIGLIVISIGILLGVPIGVVSGYFGGKVDFLIQRFVDTMLAFPGILLALLLIAMLGVGLHNVMIAVGISTIPIYARLARSSVLSLKSRQFVEAARSIGSSHLRIILQHLVPNSLSPIIVQSTLHMATAILWAAGLGFLGLGVSPPTPEWGAMLNGGRLYIRVASHVATFPGLMIFITVLGFNLLGDGLRDALDPRLKT comes from the coding sequence ATGGAAGCGTTAGAGAGAGAGGAGAGGGGTCGCCTCCGGGAGGTGTTCCGACGCCTCTCGAAGAGCCTAACCGCGATGATGGGATTGACGATCGTGGCGGTCTTCCTCCTTTCGGCGCTCTTCGCCCCATGGATTGCTCCGAATGATCCTCTCGAGCATAGCCTCGTCCATAAGCTGGAAAAACCCTCATGGGCCTACCCTCTCGGAAGGGACGAATTGGGCCGCTGCATCCTCAGCCGGATCATCTATGGAGCCCGAATCTCGCTCCTGATCGGACTGATCGTCATTTCGATCGGGATCCTCCTCGGCGTGCCCATCGGGGTGGTCTCGGGCTATTTCGGGGGAAAGGTCGATTTCCTCATCCAGCGTTTCGTCGACACGATGCTCGCCTTCCCCGGAATTCTCCTCGCCCTGTTGCTGATCGCCATGCTCGGCGTGGGCCTCCACAATGTCATGATCGCCGTGGGGATCTCCACGATTCCCATCTATGCCCGCCTGGCAAGGAGCTCGGTGCTCTCCCTCAAATCGAGACAGTTCGTGGAGGCGGCCCGTTCCATCGGGTCGAGCCATCTGAGGATCATCCTCCAGCATCTCGTCCCGAACAGTCTCTCGCCGATCATCGTCCAATCGACGCTCCATATGGCCACGGCCATCTTATGGGCTGCAGGGCTGGGGTTTTTGGGGCTCGGGGTGAGCCCACCGACTCCGGAGTGGGGGGCCATGCTCAACGGGGGGAGGCTTTATATTCGGGTGGCCTCCCATGTGGCCACCTTTCCAGGGCTGATGATCTTCATTACGGTCCTCGGTTTTAATCTGTTGGGAGATGGACTGCGGGATGCCCTCGACCCGAGGTTAAAGACCTAA
- a CDS encoding ABC transporter ATP-binding protein produces the protein MGLLQVKDLKTYFYTDAGVVKAVDGVSYELEEGETLGLVGESGCGKSVSALSILRLIAYPPGRIIGGEILFEGRDLLKIREDEIRQIRGNQIAMVFQEPMTSLNPVLTIGLQIGEALELHRKMKKREAREESLRLLRMVGIPDPERRIDDYPHQLSGGMRQRVMIAIALSCNPKLLIADEPTTAVDVTIQAQLLEVIKELTSRLGTAVILITHNLGVVARYVNRMAVMYAGRIVEQGRARDVYAHPRHPYTLGLLASVPRLDQPRKKRLVPIMGQPPNLISLPPGCSFGPRCSFRVERCLRERPELRPVGDGHFAACWVDLDQG, from the coding sequence ATGGGCCTGCTTCAGGTCAAGGATTTAAAAACCTATTTCTATACGGACGCCGGGGTGGTCAAGGCTGTCGACGGAGTCTCCTATGAGCTGGAGGAAGGGGAGACCCTGGGGCTGGTGGGTGAAAGCGGCTGCGGAAAGAGCGTCAGCGCCCTCTCCATCCTCCGCCTCATCGCCTATCCTCCGGGGAGAATCATCGGCGGAGAGATTCTCTTCGAAGGCAGAGACCTCCTCAAAATTCGGGAGGACGAGATCCGCCAGATCCGGGGCAATCAGATCGCCATGGTCTTTCAGGAGCCGATGACCTCCCTCAATCCCGTTCTCACCATCGGGCTTCAGATCGGAGAGGCCCTTGAACTTCACCGAAAGATGAAGAAGAGGGAGGCCAGGGAGGAGAGCCTCCGGCTCCTGAGAATGGTCGGGATTCCCGATCCTGAAAGACGGATCGACGACTACCCCCACCAGCTGAGCGGGGGGATGCGCCAGAGGGTCATGATCGCCATCGCCTTGAGCTGCAATCCTAAGCTCCTCATCGCCGACGAGCCGACGACCGCGGTCGACGTGACGATCCAGGCCCAACTTCTGGAGGTGATCAAAGAGCTCACCTCCCGCCTTGGGACAGCGGTCATCCTGATCACCCACAACCTCGGGGTAGTGGCCCGCTATGTGAATCGAATGGCGGTGATGTACGCGGGAAGGATCGTGGAACAGGGGCGAGCGAGAGACGTCTATGCTCATCCCCGACATCCTTACACCCTCGGCCTGCTTGCCTCGGTGCCGAGGCTCGATCAGCCGAGAAAGAAACGTCTTGTCCCCATCATGGGACAGCCCCCCAATCTCATCTCCCTGCCGCCGGGATGTTCCTTTGGGCCGCGGTGTTCCTTTCGAGTTGAGAGATGTCTTCGGGAAAGGCCCGAGCTGAGGCCGGTAGGGGATGGCCATTTCGCCGCCTGCTGGGTCGATCTCGATCAGGGATGA
- a CDS encoding ABC transporter ATP-binding protein encodes MSETFLIEVKNLSMHFPITKGILRQRKIADIKAVDEVSFFIRKGETLGLVGESGCGKTTLGRCLLQLIRPTSGEVYFEGVNLCALPPQDLRPIRQRMQIIFQDPFDSLDPRMPAGEIVAEPLRVHTRIRGKALKEKIGQLLETVGLDPTMADRYPHQFSGGQRQRLGIARALAIRPHFIVCDEPISALDVSIQAQIINLLEDLQAEFNLTYLFIAHDLSVVRHISHRVAVMYLGKIVEIANRDALYQCAKHPYTQALLSAVPIPDPVVESQRERILLKGEIPSPISLPPGCNFHPRCPIAIELCKRVVPALREVEEGHWVSCHLA; translated from the coding sequence ATGTCTGAAACTTTTCTGATCGAAGTGAAGAACCTCTCGATGCATTTCCCGATCACGAAGGGGATCCTTCGACAGCGAAAGATTGCCGATATTAAAGCGGTCGACGAGGTCAGTTTCTTCATCCGGAAAGGGGAGACCCTGGGTCTGGTGGGCGAGAGCGGCTGCGGAAAGACGACCCTCGGCAGATGTCTGCTTCAGTTGATCCGTCCCACTTCTGGCGAAGTCTACTTCGAAGGCGTCAACCTCTGTGCCCTGCCCCCCCAAGACCTCCGGCCCATTCGGCAGAGGATGCAGATCATCTTTCAGGACCCTTTTGACTCCCTCGACCCGAGGATGCCCGCTGGGGAGATCGTGGCCGAGCCCCTCCGGGTCCACACCCGGATCCGGGGAAAGGCCCTGAAGGAGAAGATCGGCCAACTGCTGGAGACAGTAGGGCTTGATCCCACCATGGCAGACCGCTACCCCCATCAGTTCAGCGGTGGCCAGCGCCAGAGGCTCGGCATCGCACGGGCCCTCGCCATCCGGCCCCATTTTATCGTCTGTGACGAACCGATCTCGGCCCTTGACGTTTCGATTCAGGCCCAGATCATCAACCTCCTTGAGGACCTTCAGGCGGAGTTCAACTTGACCTATCTCTTTATCGCTCACGATCTTTCCGTCGTCCGCCATATTAGCCATCGGGTGGCGGTGATGTATCTCGGAAAGATCGTCGAGATCGCAAACCGGGACGCCCTATACCAGTGTGCAAAACACCCTTACACCCAAGCCCTCCTCTCTGCCGTGCCGATTCCGGACCCCGTCGTTGAATCCCAGCGGGAAAGGATCCTCCTCAAGGGAGAGATACCAAGCCCTATCTCCCTACCTCCCGGGTGCAACTTCCATCCTCGCTGCCCCATCGCCATCGAACTCTGCAAAAGGGTAGTCCCTGCTCTCAGGGAGGTAGAAGAGGGACACTGGGTCTCCTGCCACCTTGCCTGA
- a CDS encoding response regulator: MRSKRLLIAYQDDLWVRSLTTYFHGKGYRVETVRVLSDMIKKVRNGGYEVILLDDEMDGLKACEVVPLVKKINPRVQVIMISSEESLSSVRRLRGAGIFYQAMKPVDLEEIRSAVECAFEKIARESEKEGFFSFLVPRLAPA; this comes from the coding sequence ATGCGCTCTAAAAGATTACTCATCGCCTATCAGGACGATTTATGGGTCCGATCCCTGACGACCTACTTTCATGGAAAGGGATACCGGGTCGAAACGGTTCGGGTCCTGAGCGATATGATCAAGAAGGTCCGAAATGGTGGATATGAAGTGATTCTTCTGGACGATGAGATGGATGGGTTGAAGGCCTGCGAAGTGGTCCCTCTTGTCAAGAAGATCAACCCGAGGGTTCAGGTCATCATGATCTCTTCCGAAGAGTCCTTGAGTTCGGTCAGGCGACTCCGCGGCGCTGGGATCTTTTATCAAGCGATGAAACCCGTGGATCTGGAGGAGATTCGATCTGCAGTGGAGTGCGCCTTTGAGAAGATCGCACGGGAAAGCGAGAAAGAAGGCTTCTTCTCCTTCCTCGTCCCGAGATTGGCGCCGGCCTAA
- a CDS encoding energy-coupling factor transporter transmembrane protein EcfT yields the protein MARIALHYFPKDSFLHRWDARCKFLGFLMITGTLVYPKTTWLLFDSILLAALLMALRFPLRYLLREMRFWGILLLILFLFQSLGTTGTRVPFLPFLPFSKEGLMLGGMTCWRMGLILLYAILFTAVTRPRELRDGLTWFLKPVPFLSGRRIGLMASLTLRFFSRILDHADEVHLANKARRGDRAKNPIKRIKFIVLPLLRRSFYEAEELTWALAARGYREDLPLTLSKLPLRHLLPLAILLVLLLSIEGLLS from the coding sequence GTGGCTCGAATAGCCCTCCACTATTTCCCCAAAGATTCTTTTCTGCACCGTTGGGACGCCCGTTGTAAATTCTTGGGATTCCTGATGATCACAGGGACCTTGGTTTACCCGAAGACCACCTGGCTCCTCTTCGATTCCATCCTCCTGGCCGCACTCCTGATGGCTCTAAGATTTCCTCTGAGGTATCTCCTCCGGGAGATGCGGTTTTGGGGGATCTTACTCCTCATCCTCTTTCTTTTCCAATCCCTCGGGACCACGGGAACCAGGGTTCCGTTTCTGCCTTTCCTCCCCTTCAGCAAAGAGGGCCTCATGCTCGGAGGGATGACCTGTTGGCGGATGGGGCTGATTCTCCTTTATGCCATTCTCTTCACTGCGGTGACCCGCCCCCGGGAGCTCCGAGATGGCCTGACCTGGTTCCTCAAACCGGTTCCCTTTTTGTCGGGACGCCGCATCGGACTGATGGCTTCCCTCACGCTCCGCTTTTTTTCCCGCATCCTGGATCATGCCGACGAAGTCCATTTGGCGAATAAAGCCCGCAGAGGAGATCGAGCGAAGAATCCCATCAAGAGAATAAAATTCATCGTGCTTCCTCTTCTTCGCCGCTCCTTTTATGAGGCGGAAGAGCTCACCTGGGCCCTGGCTGCCCGCGGTTACAGGGAGGACTTGCCCCTCACTCTCTCTAAACTCCCCTTGCGCCATCTCCTCCCATTGGCCATCCTATTGGTCCTCCTCCTCTCGATCGAAGGGTTGCTCTCTTAA
- a CDS encoding energy-coupling factor ABC transporter ATP-binding protein: MIQVKNLHYRYGDGTYALRGINLSIETGEFLLICGPNGSGKTTLLRLLSGLIEPSEGSILINGFDTKKDPLKARQSVGLLFQDPESQIVGETVQEDVAFGPENLGLSREEIDRRVFWALKKMGLEPLAGKPCYLLSGGEKRRLALAGVMAMQPDILLFDEPFANLDYPGVQEALRGMIQLHQEGHTLVVTTHEVEKVIAHVDRVVVLQGGRIQAIGPPENLAHDLSLFGVRPPCYILLGCERLSWLE, encoded by the coding sequence ATGATTCAGGTAAAAAACCTCCACTATCGCTACGGCGATGGCACTTATGCCCTGAGAGGCATCAACCTTTCCATCGAGACCGGGGAGTTTCTTCTCATCTGCGGTCCCAATGGCAGCGGAAAGACCACCCTGCTCCGCCTGTTGAGTGGATTGATCGAGCCCTCGGAGGGATCCATTCTTATCAACGGGTTCGATACGAAGAAGGATCCCCTCAAGGCAAGACAGTCGGTGGGGCTTCTCTTTCAAGACCCCGAGAGCCAGATCGTCGGAGAGACCGTGCAGGAGGATGTGGCCTTTGGCCCTGAAAATCTTGGGCTTTCTCGAGAAGAGATCGACCGAAGGGTCTTTTGGGCCCTCAAGAAGATGGGGCTTGAACCCCTCGCCGGAAAACCCTGTTACCTCCTCTCCGGAGGGGAGAAACGGCGGCTCGCCCTCGCCGGGGTGATGGCGATGCAACCGGACATCCTTCTCTTCGACGAACCCTTTGCCAATCTCGACTATCCCGGCGTTCAAGAGGCCTTGCGAGGGATGATCCAGCTACACCAGGAGGGGCATACCCTTGTCGTGACAACCCACGAGGTCGAAAAGGTGATCGCCCATGTGGATCGGGTCGTGGTCCTCCAGGGAGGAAGGATCCAGGCGATAGGGCCGCCCGAAAATCTGGCCCACGACCTCTCCCTCTTCGGGGTTCGGCCTCCCTGCTACATCCTTTTAGGGTGCGAAAGACTGTCGTGGCTCGAATAG
- a CDS encoding biotin transporter BioY, which translates to MAIEKLRLVVLSSLMAGLMAVGAYLHVPIGPVPIVLTNLFVLLSGLLLGSRWGATSVGAYLLCGAVGLPVFAGGKGGLAHLFGPTGGYLFGFVLSAYVAGWISERFVRRLLGDILAVLIGSLLIYAFGLPWLKMVTGMTWEKALIAGMIPFLFGDGLKASAAIVLAKAVRPILNLRAMQVGVGDRKS; encoded by the coding sequence ATGGCGATCGAAAAACTGAGGCTCGTTGTTCTTTCTTCACTCATGGCAGGGCTAATGGCGGTCGGAGCCTATCTCCACGTTCCCATCGGTCCAGTTCCCATCGTCCTTACCAACCTCTTCGTCCTTCTCTCAGGTCTCCTCTTGGGTAGTCGTTGGGGCGCAACGAGCGTCGGGGCCTACCTTCTCTGTGGAGCCGTCGGCCTGCCGGTCTTTGCGGGAGGAAAAGGAGGATTGGCCCACCTCTTCGGACCAACCGGAGGTTACCTTTTCGGATTCGTTCTTTCCGCCTATGTGGCCGGTTGGATCTCCGAAAGGTTCGTAAGAAGGCTCCTCGGAGACATCCTGGCGGTGCTCATCGGCTCCCTTCTCATCTACGCCTTCGGCCTCCCCTGGCTCAAGATGGTCACGGGTATGACCTGGGAAAAAGCCCTGATTGCGGGGATGATTCCTTTTCTCTTTGGAGATGGATTGAAGGCATCGGCGGCGATCGTCTTGGCCAAGGCCGTCAGGCCCATTTTAAACCTCCGGGCCATGCAAGTAGGGGTTGGAGACCGAAAATCCTAA
- a CDS encoding phage holin family protein, which produces MYFVLKLVIQMISILIVSYLFPDWIWVDHFWAALVAAFILGIVNAVLRPVLVFLTLPITLLTFGLFLLVINGLMLWLVSALVKGFHVEGFWAALMGSILISVVSWILSRGVPR; this is translated from the coding sequence ATGTATTTCGTTCTAAAATTAGTCATCCAGATGATTTCCATTCTGATCGTCTCTTACCTTTTCCCCGACTGGATATGGGTCGATCATTTCTGGGCCGCACTGGTGGCAGCTTTCATCCTCGGGATCGTCAATGCCGTGCTTAGACCGGTGCTTGTCTTTTTGACCCTCCCCATCACCCTATTGACCTTCGGCCTCTTCCTCTTGGTCATCAACGGACTGATGCTCTGGCTGGTCTCGGCGCTGGTGAAGGGATTTCACGTGGAAGGCTTTTGGGCAGCCCTGATGGGATCGATCCTGATCAGCGTCGTGAGCTGGATTCTCTCAAGGGGGGTCCCACGATAA